The nucleotide window ACGCTGCCGCTGCTCTGAACGCGCCAGCCGACCCAAGCCCGCGCCGCCTGAAACGAAAAAGCCAGCCTTGCGGCTGGCTCTGATCGAAGCTTCGGGGCGGTTTATGCCCCTGTGCGCTTTTCTGCTGCTCAGTCTTCGCGATAGCGACGCAGCTTGAGCTGCTTGCCACCCACGCGGGTGTCCTTGAGCTTGCCGAGCAGGCGCTCGAGACCTTCTTCCGGCAGTTCGACCAGGCTGAAGCTGTCGCGCACCTGGATGCGACCGATGGCTTCGCGGGCCAGGCCGCCCTCGTTGAGGATCGCACCGAGCAGGTTGCGCGCAGCGATGCCGTCACGCGCACCCAGCGGCGTGCGGCAACGCGCGCGGCCTTCGGCCAGCGGCATTGGCGCGCGACGCTCGCGATCACCACTACGCTCAGGACGGTCGGGGCGCTCGGAACGCTCACGCGGGCCACTACCCGGCACCAGCGGCTGCTCTTTTTCCACTTCGGCCAGCGTCAGCGCCTGGCCATTGGTGGCCTTGCGCAGCAGCGCAGCGGCGAGGGCACGCGGGCTGCAGCCTATATCGGCGACCAGCTTGTCGAGCAGTTCGCCATGCGTGGCTTCTGCATCGGCGACCAGCGGCGCGAGGCTGTTGGTGAGCTTCTTGATGCGCGCGTCCAACACCTGCTGGGCGTTGGGCAGACGAGCCTCGGCGACCTTCTGGTTGGTTACGCGCTCGATAACCTGCAGCATGCGGCGCTCACGCGGAGTGACCAGCAGCAGCGCGCGGCCTTCGCGACCGGCACGGCCGGTACGACCGATGCGGTGCACGTAGGATTCCGGATCGTAGGGCATGTCCACGTTGAACACATGGGTGATGCGCGCCACATCCAGGCCACGGGCGGCGACGTCGGTAGCCACGACGATGTCCAGACGGCCATCCTTGAGCGATTCGATAACGCGCTCACGCTGGTTCTGGGCGATGTCCCCATTCAGCGCGGCGGCCTTGTAGCCCTTGGCTTCCAGCGCGGCGGCCAGATCCAGAGTGGCCTGCTTGGTGCGCACGAAAGCGATCAGCGCGTCGAAATCCTCGACTTCCAGCAGGCGCAGCACGGCCTGGATCTTCTGGTCGGCGTGGACCATCAGGTGCGCCTGCTCGATGCGGGCGACGGTCTGGGTCTTGGCGGCGATCTTGATGTGCTGCGGCTCGCGCAGGTGCTTCTCGGCGATGGCGCGGATGGAATGCGGCAGCGTGGCGGAGAACAGCACGCTCTGGCGGCTTTCCGGCATGGCTTCGAAGATCACTTCCAGATCGTCCATGAAGCCGAGCTTGAGCATCTCGTCGGCTTCGTCGAGGACCAGGAAGCGGATGGTCGACAGCAGCTCGCTGTTACGGCTCAGGTGGTCGACCAGGCGGCCTGGAGTGGCGACGATGACCTGCGCGCCCTGGCGGATGGCCTTGAGCTGCGGGCCCATCGGGGCACCACCGTAGACGGCGACGACGCCAACACCGGGCATCTGCTTGGAATAGGTCTCGAACGCGGTGGCGACCTGCAGCGCCAGTTCGCGGGTCGGCGCGAGGATCAGCGCCTGCGGCTCGCGCTTGGCCGGATCGATCTTCGACAGGATCGGCAGCGCAAAGGCCGCGGTCTTGCCGGTGCCGGTCTGCGCCTGGCCGATCATGTCGTGGCCACCGAGGATCACCGGGATCGCCTGGGCCTGAATGGGGGAAGGTTCTTCGTAGCCGACTGCGCTGATGGCAGCCAGAACAGCGGAATGAATACCGAGTGCGGCAAAGCCGCCGATTTCCTGGGTCATGGGTCTTGTCTCTGATGCTCCGCAAGACCCATGTTCCGAAGCTGCGCATGCCGTGCAAAACCCGAAGGTCACCCTGGCAGCCTGGTCGGCGGGGTTGCGAAAACGTATGAATGATGAATCGTCAAGGATAGTCCGCTCGAAGCGGACAGCAGCCGAAGCAGCGCTTCGTGTGTTGCGGTACCTGAACGCAGGCTGGGTTTCAGCCGGCGCGTACTATACCGGAATTAGCTGAACCTGTGCGCGTATTTTGCATAGGTATCCACGATGGGCGATTGCAGGGCGAGCGTTGGGCACGGCGACGTCAGCCAGCCATGCCCCGGATTCGCTCGCGGCGCGTGACTCAGGCCGCCTCACTGTTGGCGGCGCTGACGCGGAAACGCCCGACCAGCTGATGCAACTTGCCGGCGGTCTGGCGCACGCGCGCCGCGCTGTCCTGCAGCACGCCGAAGGTCAGACCCATTTCGCTGGAGGCCTGGTCGACGCCGCGGATGGTCTGACCGTAATGCAGGCTGCGCTCGTTGAGCCCCTTGATGATCTCGAACATGCGCTCGACGGTCTGGTGCAGGTGCACATTCTCGGAGGTGGCCTGCTCGGTCAGACGCAGACTGCTGTCGACGTCCTGCACGCCGTCCTCCATGAAGGCAACCGCCTGGCGAGTCTCCTGTTGCAGGCTTTCCACCTGCGCGCGGATGTCTTGCGCAGCCCTGGCGGTACGCTGCGCCAGCGAGCGCACCTCACCGGCCACCACGGCGAAGCCCCGGCCGTGCTCGCCGGCGCGCGCCGCCTCGATGGCCGCATTCAGCGCCAGCAGGTTGGTCTGCGTGGTGATGTCACTGATCAAAGAAACGATCGCGTCGATCTCCCCCATGCGGCTGTCGAGCAGCTGCACACTCTGCGCGGAACGCTGCACCACGTCGCGGATCGATTCGGTGCCGAAGCGTACCCGCTCGAAACGCTCGCGGGCACGGCTGACTACCTCGTCCATAGCCGTCTTCATCTGCTCGGCCGTCATGGAGGCCTGCTGGATCTCGCCCAGCTGCTCTTCCACCAACAGCAACAGCTGATGGACGGACTCGGCGACACCGCTGGTCGTCTGCCCCGCCTCACTGCTGCGCGCCAGCATCAGCTCGTTGTCATGGCGCACATGCATGGATACCTGAATGACCTGGCCGACCACGCCATCCAGGCTGTCGATGAAGCTGTTGATCCAGCGCGCCATGTCGCCGCTTTCATCACGTGGCATCTGCGCCGTGTCGATGCGCTGGCGCAGGTTGCCTTCGCCCTCGGCCAGGGTACGGATCACATCGGTCATCTGCTGCATCCGCGCAGCCAGTCGACGCGGGCCGAACGCGGCGAATATCCAGGCGCCGAGCAACAGCAACAGACCGTTGAGCAGATAGAGCGCACTGGGCGACAGGCCGCTGAATGCCTGCAGCAAGCCGCCGACGGCGAACAGCGTGGTCACGGTGGACAGGTAGGTCTTCATCAGCCCGAAACTCAGCGAGCGGCGGCGGTAGACCTCTTCCAGATCGGCTTCGCACATCATGCCCCAGCGATCCGGCGAGCCCTGCAACTGGAAGGTCATGCCTTTGCCGATCACCGGTACATGGCGGTAATCGGCGTACCCCGGATAGGTGACAAACAGGTTGGCGCCCTTGGCGATGGTTTCCCGCACGCCTGGATGCAGCTGGCCGGTGGCCGGGTCGGTGAAGCGCAGCTCCAGCTCGGTGTGCGAGCGTACCTGCACCGTGCCCCAGGCGGTACGGATGCCGCCCTTGAGGTTATCGCCATGACTGAAGGTGGCATCCTCGAAGCGCGAGCGCGACAACGCCGTGCCGGGCTGGATGCGCCCATCGAAGCGCGACTGGACCATGAACAGGTAGTTGTCGCCGGACTCCGGGTAAATGTGCCCGGCTTCGCGCTGGATCAGATCGCCCAGTACATCGTTGGGAACACGCGCGCACAGACTGCCAACGGTTTTTCCGGCAACCGTCAGCGGCTGATAGAACATCAGCGTCACGGCATCGTGGAAGCGTGAACTGGTCGGGCCAAGGCGCAGCGTCAGCGCGTCCGTGTATGGCCCATGCAGAAACGGCTGGCGCAGCCCCTCGGCGACGGCGCGACTGTCCAGGTCCTGCTGACCGACGTGAGCACCGCAGGTCGAGGCAACCACCCGGCCCTGCAGATCGATCACGAACAACTCGGAGAGATCGACCATCTGCACGCGCTTGGCTTCGAGCAATGCGGTATCGGCGCGCAGCGCATCCGCACCGAGTGCGCCGGCCGCATCGCTCAACTGATCCCAGAGCGTCGCCACCCAGCTCTGCAACACCCGCGCCCGCGACTGGGCGATGCCCTCGAACACCTCTTCCACTGTCGCGACGCTGTGGCGATTGAGCCAGCATGACCAGCCCATGGCCAGCTTGCCCGTGCCGCCCAGCCAGGGCAGCCAACGGCGTTCGCGGGCGGACAATTGCATCAGAGGACTTTGAAGGTTGCTCACGGCTGGCTCCTTGCTGGCAGATATGCACTGGCAAAGTGCAATTACCGGACCAGCTCAAGCACGCGGGTTTCAGCCGTGAAACGGATAGTCGCGCACACAAAGAAAGCATGCACAACGCAAACGCCGCGACCGACGCACCACCAGGGAGCACTCAGCTTGCCGGGCGCAACGCCGCGATGAGGGAGTCGAGCGAGTAGCCCAGGCGCGGCTCGAGCGCGGCGGCACGCTCGCGCAAACCGGCGAAATCCAGTGTCTGCTCCAGATCGGCCGGCACCAGCAGAACCACGTTGCCCTCCTTTACCGAGCACTCCCAGTAGTGCCGATGAAACAGACCGCGCAGCAGCGCCGCACCCAGCGGTTTACCCTCATCGGTGCCCCACTGGTTGATGATCAGCCAACCGCCGGGGGCGAGCTTATGCTGGCACTGGCGCAGAAAATTCCACGCCAGGTGCGCCGCCGCCGGGCCGACATCGGTATACAGGTCGACGAAGATCAGATCGGCACTTTCCGCCGTTTCCAGCAGCTCGACCGCATCGCCGACGCGAATGTACAGCCGCGAATCGTTGCGCAGGCCGAGATAACGCATCGCCAGCTCCGGCACCGCCGGGCGCAGCTCGATGGCCTCGACATCCTCCAGCGGCAGGAACTCCAGGCAGGCCTGGGTCAGCGTTCCGGCGCCCAGACCGAGAAACAGCGCGGTTTCCGGC belongs to Pseudomonas phenolilytica and includes:
- a CDS encoding DEAD/DEAH box helicase, which translates into the protein MTQEIGGFAALGIHSAVLAAISAVGYEEPSPIQAQAIPVILGGHDMIGQAQTGTGKTAAFALPILSKIDPAKREPQALILAPTRELALQVATAFETYSKQMPGVGVVAVYGGAPMGPQLKAIRQGAQVIVATPGRLVDHLSRNSELLSTIRFLVLDEADEMLKLGFMDDLEVIFEAMPESRQSVLFSATLPHSIRAIAEKHLREPQHIKIAAKTQTVARIEQAHLMVHADQKIQAVLRLLEVEDFDALIAFVRTKQATLDLAAALEAKGYKAAALNGDIAQNQRERVIESLKDGRLDIVVATDVAARGLDVARITHVFNVDMPYDPESYVHRIGRTGRAGREGRALLLVTPRERRMLQVIERVTNQKVAEARLPNAQQVLDARIKKLTNSLAPLVADAEATHGELLDKLVADIGCSPRALAAALLRKATNGQALTLAEVEKEQPLVPGSGPRERSERPDRPERSGDRERRAPMPLAEGRARCRTPLGARDGIAARNLLGAILNEGGLAREAIGRIQVRDSFSLVELPEEGLERLLGKLKDTRVGGKQLKLRRYRED
- a CDS encoding methyl-accepting chemotaxis protein, with amino-acid sequence MQLSARERRWLPWLGGTGKLAMGWSCWLNRHSVATVEEVFEGIAQSRARVLQSWVATLWDQLSDAAGALGADALRADTALLEAKRVQMVDLSELFVIDLQGRVVASTCGAHVGQQDLDSRAVAEGLRQPFLHGPYTDALTLRLGPTSSRFHDAVTLMFYQPLTVAGKTVGSLCARVPNDVLGDLIQREAGHIYPESGDNYLFMVQSRFDGRIQPGTALSRSRFEDATFSHGDNLKGGIRTAWGTVQVRSHTELELRFTDPATGQLHPGVRETIAKGANLFVTYPGYADYRHVPVIGKGMTFQLQGSPDRWGMMCEADLEEVYRRRSLSFGLMKTYLSTVTTLFAVGGLLQAFSGLSPSALYLLNGLLLLLGAWIFAAFGPRRLAARMQQMTDVIRTLAEGEGNLRQRIDTAQMPRDESGDMARWINSFIDSLDGVVGQVIQVSMHVRHDNELMLARSSEAGQTTSGVAESVHQLLLLVEEQLGEIQQASMTAEQMKTAMDEVVSRARERFERVRFGTESIRDVVQRSAQSVQLLDSRMGEIDAIVSLISDITTQTNLLALNAAIEAARAGEHGRGFAVVAGEVRSLAQRTARAAQDIRAQVESLQQETRQAVAFMEDGVQDVDSSLRLTEQATSENVHLHQTVERMFEIIKGLNERSLHYGQTIRGVDQASSEMGLTFGVLQDSAARVRQTAGKLHQLVGRFRVSAANSEAA
- a CDS encoding spermidine synthase — protein: MQDEERLLAEVQDDFGLIRVYEVGDYRFLEFGAAVEQSCVFTPDPSWLEYDYTRAMLIGALCHPAPETALFLGLGAGTLTQACLEFLPLEDVEAIELRPAVPELAMRYLGLRNDSRLYIRVGDAVELLETAESADLIFVDLYTDVGPAAAHLAWNFLRQCQHKLAPGGWLIINQWGTDEGKPLGAALLRGLFHRHYWECSVKEGNVVLLVPADLEQTLDFAGLRERAAALEPRLGYSLDSLIAALRPAS